In Dolichospermum flos-aquae CCAP 1403/13F, the following proteins share a genomic window:
- a CDS encoding ABC transporter ATP-binding protein yields the protein MVKEIAIRTTGLTKQFEKHIAVNDVDLEIQVGEVYGLIGPNGAGKTTLIRMLATAEEPTTGEIYINGDRLLRDQSNLKLKRRLGYLPDDYPLYEDLTVWDYLDYFARLYRLQGKHRTQRLHEVLELIQLGNKRHSMISTLSRGMKQRLSLARTIIHEPILLLLDEPVSGLDPIARMQFREIIKALQAAGMTILISSHVLSDLAELCTSVGIMELGFLVESSSLKHLYQRLSQQQIFISTLGNIDILVSELKNHPLVEEWEVIPSKNGVRVNFLGKPEDSADLLRSLVNAKIPITEFHCTQEDLETIFLKLGHKQAS from the coding sequence ATGGTAAAAGAAATAGCAATTCGCACCACTGGACTAACGAAGCAATTTGAAAAACACATTGCTGTCAATGATGTTGACTTAGAAATCCAAGTGGGTGAAGTTTACGGATTAATTGGTCCCAATGGAGCGGGTAAAACCACCCTAATTCGGATGTTAGCTACTGCGGAAGAACCGACTACTGGTGAGATTTATATTAATGGAGATCGACTTCTGCGAGATCAAAGCAATCTCAAACTTAAACGTCGTCTTGGTTATTTACCTGATGACTACCCACTTTATGAAGATTTGACAGTTTGGGATTATTTAGATTATTTTGCCCGACTGTATCGCTTGCAAGGAAAGCACCGTACCCAACGTCTGCACGAAGTTTTAGAACTCATTCAACTGGGTAATAAACGTCATAGCATGATTTCTACCCTCTCACGGGGGATGAAACAGCGGTTAAGTTTAGCCCGCACCATTATCCATGAACCAATTTTACTGCTTTTAGATGAACCTGTTTCTGGACTTGATCCCATTGCGCGGATGCAGTTTCGGGAAATTATTAAAGCTTTGCAAGCAGCAGGAATGACAATTTTAATTTCTTCCCACGTTCTCAGCGATTTAGCCGAGTTATGTACATCTGTGGGAATTATGGAATTAGGTTTTTTGGTGGAAAGTTCTTCACTTAAACATCTTTATCAACGTCTTTCTCAACAGCAGATTTTTATCTCCACTTTGGGCAATATAGATATATTGGTGAGTGAACTAAAAAATCATCCTTTAGTGGAAGAATGGGAGGTAATACCGAGTAAAAATGGCGTGCGAGTGAATTTTTTAGGTAAACCAGAAGATTCTGCCGATTTATTGCGATCGCTTGTGAATGCAAAAATTCCCATAACAGAATTTCATTGTACCCAAGAAGACCTAGAAACTATTTTCCTCAAATTAGGTCATAAACAAGCATCATAG
- the gatC gene encoding Asp-tRNA(Asn)/Glu-tRNA(Gln) amidotransferase subunit GatC: MIDSEQVRKVANLARLELTADEEAQFTTQLGSILDYIEQLNQLDVTNVIPTTRAIDVSNITREDILQPCPDREAILSSAPQQEGDFFRVPKILNAD; encoded by the coding sequence ATGATTGATAGTGAACAAGTTCGTAAAGTTGCTAATCTCGCTCGTTTAGAATTAACAGCAGATGAAGAAGCACAATTTACTACTCAACTGGGTAGTATTCTGGATTATATAGAACAACTCAATCAACTGGATGTCACCAATGTAATACCGACAACCAGAGCTATTGATGTTAGCAATATTACTAGAGAAGATATTTTGCAACCCTGTCCTGACAGAGAAGCAATCCTCAGCAGTGCGCCTCAACAGGAAGGTGATTTTTTCCGAGTTCCCAAAATTCTTAATGCTGATTAG
- the dnaK gene encoding molecular chaperone DnaK, translated as MAKVVGIDLGTTNSCVAVMEGGKPTVIANAEGFRTTPSVVAFAKNGDNLVGQIAKRQAVMNPENTFYSVKRFIGRRFEEITNEATEVSYKVLSSGGNVKVDSPGAGKQFAPEEISAKVLRKLVEDASKYLGETVTQAVITVPAYFNDSQRQATKDAGKIAGIDVLRIINEPTAASLAYGFDKKSNETILVFDLGGGTFDVSVLEVGDGVFEVLSTSGDTHLGGDDFDKKIVDFLAEKFKKDEGIDLRKDKQALQRLTEAAEKAKIELSSVSQAEINLPFITATQDGPKHLDTTLTRATFEELCSDLIDRCRIPVEDALKGAKLNKTNIDEVVLVGGSTRIPAVQDVVKRVLGKEPNQTVNPDEVVAVGAAIQAGVLAGDVTGILLLDVTPLSLGVETLGGVMTKIIPRNTTIPTKKSEVFSTAVDGQGNVEIHVLQGEREFANDNKSLGTFRLDGIPPAPRGVPQIEVTFDIDANGILNVAAKDKGTGKEQSISITGASTLDKNDVERMVREAEQNASSDKERREKIERKNQADSLAYQAEKQLEELGDKVPAADKTKVEGLVKEVKEAVAKEDDAQIQKLMPELQQALFAIGSNIYQQAGDAAGAAGAEPHAGGSTPPSGSGDDVIDADFTESK; from the coding sequence ATGGCAAAGGTAGTTGGAATTGATTTAGGTACGACAAACTCCTGCGTGGCAGTAATGGAAGGTGGTAAACCCACCGTTATCGCTAATGCAGAAGGTTTTCGGACAACACCCTCAGTAGTTGCGTTTGCCAAAAATGGCGACAATTTAGTTGGTCAAATCGCTAAACGCCAAGCGGTAATGAACCCCGAAAATACTTTTTATTCTGTAAAACGCTTTATCGGTCGTCGTTTTGAAGAGATTACCAATGAAGCTACAGAAGTTTCTTATAAAGTTCTCAGTAGCGGCGGTAACGTTAAAGTAGATTCTCCCGGTGCTGGTAAACAATTTGCACCTGAAGAAATTTCTGCGAAGGTTCTTCGCAAATTAGTGGAAGATGCTAGTAAATACCTGGGTGAAACCGTTACCCAAGCTGTAATTACCGTTCCTGCTTACTTCAACGACTCCCAACGTCAAGCCACAAAAGACGCGGGAAAAATCGCTGGTATTGACGTTCTCCGCATTATCAACGAACCTACCGCTGCTTCCTTAGCTTATGGTTTTGATAAAAAGAGCAATGAAACTATCCTCGTATTTGACTTGGGTGGTGGTACTTTCGACGTATCTGTTCTGGAAGTAGGTGATGGTGTATTTGAAGTATTATCAACATCTGGGGATACTCACCTGGGTGGTGACGACTTTGATAAAAAAATCGTTGATTTCTTGGCGGAAAAGTTCAAAAAAGACGAAGGGATTGACCTGCGTAAAGACAAACAAGCTTTACAACGTCTGACTGAAGCCGCTGAAAAAGCCAAAATTGAACTTTCTAGCGTTAGCCAGGCAGAAATTAACCTGCCATTTATTACCGCTACCCAGGACGGACCAAAGCATTTAGATACAACTCTGACTCGCGCCACTTTTGAAGAACTCTGTTCTGATTTAATTGACCGTTGCCGCATTCCTGTGGAAGATGCGCTCAAAGGTGCGAAGTTAAATAAGACCAATATTGACGAAGTTGTTCTCGTTGGTGGTTCTACTCGGATTCCCGCTGTTCAAGATGTGGTTAAACGGGTGTTAGGTAAAGAACCTAACCAAACTGTTAACCCTGATGAAGTGGTAGCTGTTGGTGCTGCTATTCAAGCGGGTGTTTTAGCTGGTGATGTTACAGGTATCTTGTTGTTAGACGTAACACCATTATCCTTGGGTGTAGAAACCTTGGGTGGGGTAATGACTAAGATTATTCCTCGCAACACTACAATTCCTACCAAAAAATCAGAAGTGTTCTCTACTGCGGTGGACGGACAAGGTAATGTGGAAATTCACGTTCTCCAAGGTGAGAGAGAATTTGCCAATGATAATAAGAGTTTAGGAACTTTCCGTTTGGATGGTATTCCTCCTGCTCCCCGTGGTGTTCCCCAAATTGAAGTGACTTTTGATATTGACGCTAACGGTATTCTCAACGTTGCGGCTAAGGATAAGGGAACTGGTAAGGAACAATCTATTAGTATCACTGGTGCTTCTACTCTGGATAAGAATGATGTAGAACGCATGGTGAGAGAAGCTGAACAAAACGCTTCTTCTGATAAGGAACGTCGTGAGAAAATTGAACGCAAAAACCAAGCTGATTCTTTAGCTTATCAAGCTGAAAAGCAGTTGGAAGAGTTGGGTGATAAAGTCCCCGCTGCTGATAAGACTAAGGTTGAAGGTTTGGTCAAGGAAGTAAAAGAAGCAGTTGCGAAAGAAGATGATGCTCAAATCCAGAAGTTAATGCCAGAACTGCAACAAGCTCTGTTTGCTATTGGTAGCAATATCTATCAACAAGCTGGTGATGCTGCTGGCGCTGCTGGTGCTGAACCTCATGCTGGTGGTTCTACTCCTCCTTCTGGCAGTGGTGATGATGTCATTGATGCTGATTTCACTGAAAGCAAGTAG
- a CDS encoding Uma2 family endonuclease has product MVQTLPKTQLVTFEEFIKWKPEGGFYELHDGEIIQMNPPLGKHESRTGFLTIELAIECRRLNLPYFIPKQALVKPQTRQSAYCPDVLLINPTNLVNEALWEKTATVTQGDSVPLIIEVVSSNWRVDYYRKYSDYEEMGIKEYWIVDYQPFAAGKFVGEPKQPTISVCSLIGDEYEINQFRNNEPIISQIFPELNLTAHQILLTAD; this is encoded by the coding sequence ATGGTTCAAACCTTACCTAAAACCCAGTTAGTAACCTTTGAGGAGTTTATTAAATGGAAACCAGAAGGCGGATTTTATGAACTGCATGACGGGGAAATTATTCAGATGAATCCGCCATTAGGAAAACACGAAAGCAGAACTGGATTTTTAACTATAGAATTAGCTATAGAGTGCCGCCGCTTAAATCTTCCCTATTTTATTCCCAAACAGGCATTAGTTAAACCGCAAACAAGGCAATCAGCCTATTGTCCAGATGTTTTGTTGATAAATCCCACAAACCTAGTCAATGAAGCCCTGTGGGAAAAAACAGCAACGGTAACTCAAGGTGATTCTGTACCATTAATCATCGAAGTAGTGAGTAGCAATTGGCGAGTTGATTACTATAGAAAATATAGTGATTATGAAGAAATGGGAATTAAAGAATACTGGATTGTTGATTATCAACCTTTTGCTGCTGGTAAATTCGTTGGTGAACCAAAACAACCTACCATATCAGTTTGTTCTCTAATTGGTGATGAGTATGAAATTAACCAATTTAGAAACAATGAGCCAATAATTTCCCAGATTTTTCCTGAATTGAACTTAACCGCTCACCAGATTTTGCTAACTGCTGACTGA
- a CDS encoding protein kinase domain-containing protein yields the protein MITLTLLEKSTQTPLKQWCFEGSTVVRIGRAVDNHVILAENLVSRYHLELKLVTNAGGDDWELISHGTNGTFLNGSLVTKCIVPDNSLLLLAQGGPLLKVQIQELSSLLIQPSPSGDGEISQKITPEYSSTGCTHEGNHPQNVFCVHCGQPILVQKTIRHYQVLRTIGKGGMGTTYLAWDSVGEITGVPQLLVIKQMNADMVKIPKAQELFMREASILKHLNHAGVPKYYDFFVEDGKKYLAMELIHGQDLDKRIRLTGPVTPKQAIAWMVQTCDILDYLHHQQTPLIHRDIKPANLMVRSGNNSIVVLDFGAVKEIGTKPGTRIGAEGFCAPEQERGQPLTQSDLYAIGPTLIFLLTGENPLKFYRQRGRNFRFEVKGIPTITDQLRQVIECVTEPLPRDRYHTAKDLAQALRSVSS from the coding sequence GTGATTACTCTGACCCTATTAGAAAAAAGCACACAAACACCGCTTAAACAGTGGTGCTTTGAGGGTTCTACCGTCGTTCGCATCGGTCGGGCGGTAGATAATCACGTTATTTTGGCTGAAAATTTAGTTTCTCGGTATCATTTAGAACTGAAATTAGTTACTAATGCCGGAGGAGATGATTGGGAATTAATTAGTCACGGGACTAATGGCACTTTCCTCAATGGCTCTTTGGTGACTAAATGTATCGTTCCTGATAATTCTTTACTGCTATTAGCTCAAGGTGGTCCTCTACTCAAGGTACAGATTCAGGAATTATCTTCTCTACTTATCCAACCTTCACCGTCAGGAGATGGGGAAATTAGTCAGAAGATAACCCCAGAATACTCCAGCACTGGTTGTACTCATGAGGGGAATCATCCCCAGAATGTCTTTTGTGTTCACTGTGGTCAACCAATTTTGGTACAAAAGACTATTCGTCATTATCAGGTATTACGCACTATTGGCAAGGGTGGCATGGGTACTACCTATTTAGCTTGGGATAGTGTTGGTGAAATTACTGGTGTACCACAATTACTGGTAATCAAACAGATGAATGCTGATATGGTGAAAATTCCCAAGGCTCAAGAGTTATTCATGCGAGAAGCTAGTATTCTCAAGCATCTTAATCATGCAGGAGTTCCCAAATATTATGACTTTTTTGTGGAAGATGGTAAAAAATACTTGGCTATGGAGTTAATTCATGGACAAGATTTAGACAAACGAATTCGCTTAACTGGTCCTGTAACTCCGAAACAGGCGATCGCTTGGATGGTACAAACTTGTGATATTCTAGATTATCTTCATCACCAACAAACACCACTAATTCACCGGGATATTAAGCCGGCTAATTTGATGGTGCGGAGTGGCAATAATAGTATTGTGGTGTTGGATTTTGGTGCTGTTAAGGAAATTGGCACAAAACCAGGGACCAGAATCGGTGCTGAAGGCTTTTGCGCTCCTGAACAGGAACGGGGACAACCTCTTACCCAATCTGATTTATATGCTATTGGTCCGACGTTAATTTTTTTATTAACCGGGGAAAATCCTTTAAAATTTTATCGGCAAAGGGGACGGAATTTTCGCTTTGAGGTTAAAGGTATTCCCACAATCACTGATCAATTAAGACAGGTAATTGAGTGTGTGACAGAACCTTTACCACGCGATCGCTATCATACTGCAAAGGATTTGGCTCAAGCATTAAGATCAGTCAGCAGTTAG
- a CDS encoding rRNA large subunit pseudouridine synthase E, whose product MNNRYIIFHKPYGVLSQFTQESPKHITLKEYIDVPDVYAVGRLDWDSEGLLLLTNDGQLQHRLAHPRFCHQRTYWAQVEPIPDINAINQLQSGVEIQDYRTRPAQVRLLLEEPSVVQRIPPIRFRKSIPTAWLEMTLTEGKNRQVRRMTAAVGFPTLRLIRISIGNIQLDDLSPGQWRELTSLEVTRLNHSPER is encoded by the coding sequence ATGAATAATCGGTATATTATTTTTCACAAGCCCTATGGGGTTTTGAGCCAATTTACCCAAGAAAGTCCCAAACATATCACTCTGAAAGAGTATATAGATGTTCCCGATGTCTATGCTGTGGGGCGTTTAGATTGGGATAGTGAGGGGTTGCTGTTGTTAACAAATGATGGACAGTTACAGCATCGTCTAGCACATCCGCGTTTTTGTCATCAACGTACCTATTGGGCGCAGGTGGAACCTATTCCTGATATTAATGCAATTAATCAGCTACAAAGTGGGGTAGAAATTCAAGATTACCGGACTCGTCCTGCTCAAGTTAGGTTATTGTTAGAAGAACCATCCGTAGTCCAACGCATTCCACCGATTAGATTTCGCAAAAGTATTCCCACTGCTTGGCTAGAAATGACCCTAACTGAAGGTAAAAACCGCCAAGTCCGTCGCATGACGGCTGCTGTGGGTTTTCCGACTTTGCGGTTAATCAGAATAAGTATTGGTAATATTCAATTAGATGATTTATCACCAGGACAATGGCGAGAACTCACTTCCTTAGAAGTCACAAGATTAAATCATTCACCGGAAAGATAG
- a CDS encoding serine/threonine phosphatase — protein sequence MLICPQCKFENPDSNKFCQSCGTSLAHKICSECSADIALDAQYCYKCGAESSTVWYALITHAVDQVVSVMAKTAEFTQNLENIAEESGDSSPFSKFVLDSYLDSQQRYRLLESPQVIGDYREVKVLDCQPYEISLIGAMLQHETKIDTTTIPDLAPAYLELQMKMHPGIPKIHDAWQQDHLQIVLLADRSNYPMLLDVWQKDTISPVEILHWFDQMTQLWELLEAVNCRQSLLELSNLRLDEDQALVLQKLYPDNEKLLTIKSLGQMWQILFRESQCTQFGCVVEILEDIESGNIQTLTQLRTACSRASSLQNAPRTLSELEKTAEIFTQEKLNASSTILQLGDETETKTDDAPTVVLSMQLSSLEYAASTDVGRQRNHNEDYFCVDSQVHKVELPRNSTITAQGLYILCDGMGGHAGGEVASELAVKTIRKYFQETWVNTELPRRECIRHAVYLANQAIYELNQKEARSGIGRMGTTLVMLLLQDNQAAIAHVGDSRVYCLTRKQGLEQITVDHEVGQREIARGIEPSVAYGRADAYQLTQALGPRNEDSLHPDVTFFEINEDMLLVLVSDGLSDNDCLETHWQTHLQPLLSSASNLETGIQNLIELGNEHNGHDNITAILVRVKVRPSQQSCL from the coding sequence ATGCTGATTTGCCCCCAGTGTAAATTTGAAAACCCTGATAGTAATAAGTTTTGTCAAAGCTGTGGTACATCCTTAGCTCATAAAATCTGCTCTGAATGCAGTGCCGATATAGCTTTAGATGCACAGTATTGTTATAAATGTGGTGCAGAATCTAGCACAGTTTGGTACGCGCTCATTACTCACGCAGTAGATCAGGTAGTTTCTGTTATGGCAAAAACTGCGGAATTCACCCAAAATTTAGAAAATATAGCGGAAGAGAGTGGTGATTCTAGTCCGTTTTCCAAATTTGTTTTAGATTCTTATTTAGATTCTCAGCAGCGTTATCGCTTATTAGAATCTCCACAAGTGATTGGGGATTATAGAGAAGTCAAGGTTCTAGATTGCCAACCTTACGAAATATCACTGATTGGGGCCATGCTTCAGCATGAAACTAAGATCGATACAACGACAATTCCGGATCTAGCGCCAGCTTATCTAGAATTGCAGATGAAGATGCACCCAGGAATACCCAAAATTCATGATGCTTGGCAGCAAGATCATCTGCAAATAGTCTTGTTGGCAGATAGATCCAATTATCCTATGTTGCTTGATGTTTGGCAAAAAGACACAATCAGCCCGGTGGAAATTTTACATTGGTTTGATCAGATGACTCAACTTTGGGAGTTACTCGAAGCTGTGAATTGTCGCCAAAGTTTGTTGGAGTTATCGAATTTGCGGTTAGATGAAGACCAAGCTTTGGTATTACAAAAGTTATATCCTGATAATGAGAAGCTCTTAACTATTAAAAGTTTGGGTCAGATGTGGCAAATTTTGTTTAGAGAATCCCAATGCACTCAATTTGGCTGTGTGGTAGAGATATTAGAGGATATAGAATCTGGGAATATTCAAACTCTGACACAATTGCGAACTGCTTGTAGCAGAGCTAGTTCCCTCCAGAACGCTCCGCGAACGCTATCGGAGTTAGAAAAAACAGCAGAAATATTTACTCAGGAAAAACTCAATGCTTCTTCAACTATTTTGCAACTAGGTGATGAAACGGAAACCAAGACTGATGATGCCCCAACTGTGGTGCTATCCATGCAGCTAAGTAGCTTGGAATATGCAGCATCTACTGATGTTGGTCGTCAACGCAATCACAATGAAGACTATTTTTGTGTTGATAGTCAGGTTCACAAGGTAGAATTACCAAGAAATAGCACGATTACAGCACAGGGTTTATATATTCTTTGTGATGGTATGGGTGGTCATGCTGGAGGTGAAGTAGCCAGTGAATTAGCGGTGAAGACTATCCGTAAATACTTCCAAGAAACCTGGGTAAATACAGAATTACCTCGGAGGGAATGTATCCGTCATGCGGTTTATTTAGCTAATCAAGCTATTTATGAGCTTAATCAAAAAGAAGCCCGTTCCGGTATTGGTCGCATGGGTACTACTTTGGTCATGCTGTTACTTCAGGATAATCAGGCCGCAATTGCTCATGTGGGAGATAGTCGTGTTTATTGCCTGACCCGCAAGCAAGGACTAGAACAAATAACTGTAGATCATGAAGTTGGTCAACGAGAAATTGCTAGGGGGATAGAACCGAGTGTCGCTTATGGACGTGCAGATGCTTACCAACTTACCCAAGCTCTGGGTCCACGCAATGAAGATTCTCTCCATCCTGATGTGACGTTCTTTGAGATCAATGAAGATATGCTTCTGGTATTGGTATCAGATGGTTTATCAGATAATGACTGTCTAGAAACTCATTGGCAAACTCATCTTCAACCCTTATTAAGTTCTGCTAGTAACTTAGAAACGGGTATTCAAAATTTAATTGAATTGGGCAATGAACATAACGGTCATGATAATATTACAGCTATACTGGTACGGGTGAAAGTCCGCCCATCTCAGCAAAGTTGCTTATAA
- a CDS encoding DUF4327 family protein, whose amino-acid sequence MIQQVIHPMVKLQRNVQSLVESNIIKPNDRIWKIALLYGDEWQHWKQELLDFGFSTQDPIGDLLAVEKWDDD is encoded by the coding sequence ATGATTCAGCAAGTAATTCACCCAATGGTGAAATTGCAGCGCAACGTGCAATCACTCGTAGAATCCAATATTATCAAACCCAATGATAGGATTTGGAAAATTGCCTTACTCTATGGCGATGAATGGCAACATTGGAAACAAGAATTGCTAGACTTTGGATTTAGCACTCAAGATCCAATTGGTGATTTATTAGCAGTAGAAAAGTGGGACGACGATTAA
- a CDS encoding photosystem I assembly protein Ycf3, whose translation MPRTQKNDNFVDKSFTVMADIILKILPTNKKAKEAFVYYRDGMSAQAEGEYAEALDYYKEALEMEEDSNDRSYILYNTGLIYASNGDHDKALEYYHQAIELNPQLPQALNNIAVIYHFQGERAKETGDHDGGEALFDQAADYWIRAIRMAPNNYIEAQNWIKTTGRSQIDIFF comes from the coding sequence ATGCCAAGAACACAGAAAAACGATAACTTTGTTGACAAATCCTTTACCGTGATGGCAGATATCATCCTCAAGATATTGCCAACCAACAAAAAAGCTAAAGAGGCCTTTGTTTATTACCGAGATGGGATGTCCGCACAGGCAGAAGGCGAATACGCTGAAGCTCTAGACTACTATAAAGAAGCCTTAGAAATGGAAGAAGACTCCAATGATCGGAGTTATATTCTCTATAATACGGGCTTAATTTATGCCAGTAACGGCGATCATGATAAGGCTTTAGAGTATTATCATCAGGCCATTGAGTTAAATCCACAATTACCCCAAGCCTTGAATAATATTGCGGTGATTTATCATTTTCAAGGTGAAAGGGCTAAGGAAACCGGAGATCATGACGGTGGAGAGGCATTGTTTGATCAAGCGGCAGATTATTGGATTAGAGCAATTCGCATGGCTCCCAATAACTATATTGAAGCTCAAAACTGGATCAAAACCACCGGGCGATCGCAAATTGACATATTCTTTTAA
- a CDS encoding phosphodiester glycosidase family protein has product MTISKISRRSFLFLGGATLAQGLTLTLPSYAQTVQVNKSQINGIPFYQTIVDLTDPKTFITMGLAKNAAFANTIQKTSGDEEFSKLVARYKAAVVANGTFFAKNPQKTVMGNMVAGGKFVKYSRWENFGTTLGLGVGNKPEMVTARIDGKPEWNKHWFSLTCGPRLLRQGEIRLNPRIEGFKDPAVLGNSARTAIGFTQDGTKLILANFEINLTLQQEAEAMKAIGCYEAMNLDGGASRALANKTNIIVPAGRPLTNVIVIYDVTNPAPTALQQAWLKFQQGERPAS; this is encoded by the coding sequence ATGACAATTAGCAAAATCAGCCGCAGATCCTTTTTATTCCTTGGTGGTGCAACCTTAGCACAAGGATTAACCTTAACATTACCTAGTTATGCCCAAACTGTACAGGTAAACAAAAGTCAAATTAATGGTATTCCTTTTTATCAAACCATAGTTGACCTCACAGATCCAAAAACCTTTATCACCATGGGTTTAGCCAAAAATGCCGCTTTTGCGAATACCATTCAAAAAACCAGTGGTGATGAAGAATTTAGTAAATTAGTGGCGCGTTATAAGGCTGCCGTAGTTGCTAACGGCACATTTTTTGCCAAAAATCCCCAAAAAACGGTTATGGGTAACATGGTAGCCGGGGGAAAATTTGTGAAATACAGTCGTTGGGAAAACTTTGGGACTACTTTGGGATTAGGAGTCGGTAATAAACCAGAAATGGTGACAGCCAGAATAGACGGCAAACCAGAATGGAATAAACATTGGTTTTCCCTAACTTGTGGACCAAGATTATTGCGACAAGGGGAAATCCGGTTAAACCCCAGGATTGAAGGTTTTAAAGATCCTGCTGTTTTAGGTAATAGCGCCCGAACAGCAATTGGTTTTACCCAGGACGGCACAAAACTGATTTTAGCCAATTTTGAAATCAACCTCACTTTACAACAAGAAGCGGAGGCAATGAAAGCGATTGGTTGTTATGAAGCTATGAATTTAGATGGTGGAGCATCTAGAGCCTTAGCCAACAAGACTAATATTATAGTTCCTGCCGGTAGACCTTTGACTAATGTAATTGTCATTTATGATGTCACCAATCCTGCCCCAACGGCCTTGCAACAGGCATGGCTGAAGTTTCAACAAGGGGAACGTCCTGCTTCGTAA